The segment GCAACCTGATAACCAACGCGATTAAATACAGCGACGGGCGCACGTGGCTGGGGATCGAGGCCGTGTTGACCCGCAACGGCAAGGGCCCCGAGGTCCAGGTGACGGTGCGCGATAAAGGCAGCGGGATCCCCGCGAACGAGTTACCCTTTATTTTCGACCGCTTCTATCGCGGCCACGCCGTGCGAGAAGCGCAAATTCACGGCAACGGCCTCGGCCTGAGCCTCGTCAAATCCACCGCCGAGGCGCATGGCGGCCGCGTAACGGTCGTCAGCGAACCCGGTAAAGGCAGCGCATTTACGCTGCATCTCCCCCTGCGTACGACCGTCGAAACCGAGCCGGCGGCTACGGCCTGATCCCTCATGAGCAAACGCATCTTATTGATCGAAGACGAGCCGGGCCTGGTGATGACCCTCACGGATCGACTTGCCAGCGAAGGCTACACTATCGTGAGCCGTAACGATGGCGATTCCGGCTTGAGTACCGCGCTTAACGAAGCGTTCGACCTGGTGTTGCTCGATGTCATGTTGCCGAAGAAAAGCGGCTTCGACGTCTGCCAGGAATTACGAAAGCGCGACGTGCGGACCCCCATCATGATGCTGACGGCCCGCGGGCAGGTGGTGGACAAGGTGGTGGGGTTAAAAATCGGGGCGGACGATTACCTGACGAAGCCCTTCGAGATGCCCGAGTTGATCGCCCGGATAGAGGCGTTGATTCGGCGCGCCGGCGCGGCGAACCCGCTCATTGCGACGGAGGTGCACCAGTTTGGGGACGTAGAGATCGACTTCCGGCGGGCCGAAGTGCGCCGCGCCGGCACGATCGTCGACCTCTCGGCTAAAGAATTTCAGCTCCTCCGCTACTTCATGGAGCACCGCGGCGCCACGCTGTCTCGCGACGAACTGCTGAACGAGGTGTGGGGCTACAACTCGCTCCCCTCGACCCGCACGATCGACGTACATGTGGCCTGGCTCCGGCAAAAGCTGGAGCCCAACCCGCGGCATCCCCAGTATATCCTCACCGTACACGGCCTGGGCTATAAATTCGCCGAGTGATGCGCCTTCCTTTCGACGAAGTACTGGCTACCCTCCAGCGCCTTTTTCAAGGGGAAGGATATCCCACCGAAGCCGCCGCGCTCAGCGCCCGCCTCATCGCTGAAACCAGCCTGGACGGGGTGTATTCGCATGGCCTCAACCGGGTACCACGGGTGCTGGCGATGATCGCCAACGGATCTATTATTGTCGATGCGGAGCCTGTCCGTATAAAGGGCGCCGGCGCGTTCGAGCAGTGGGACGGTCAGATGGGCCCGGGTAATGTCAACGCGCACCGATGTATGGCGCGCGCGCTTACGCTGGCGGAGACCCATGGCATCGGAGCCGTGGCGTTGCGGCACACCAACCACTGGATGCGGGGCGGGTCGTATGGCTGGCAGGCGGCAGACGCCGGCTGTATAGGGATCTGCTGGACCAACACGAACCAGAACCTGCCTCCCTGGGGCTCTGCGGCGCCACGTATCGGCAACAATCCGATCGTGATGGCGCTGCCCATGCCGGAAGGAGCCGTCGTGATCGACATGGCGATGTCCCAATATTCCTACGGGGCGCTGGATTCCTACCGAAAGAAAGCCGAACGCCTGCCCGTCCCCGGCGGTTTCGATGCCGCGGGGGCACTCACCGACGACCCGGGCGCCATCGAAGCGAGCGGCCGGCCGCTCCCCATTGGCTACTGGAAGGGCTCGGCGCTGTCGATTGCGCTGGACCTGATCGCGGCCGGCCTCTCCGAAGGGGACGCGACCTGCACCATCGCGAGCGACCCGCTTCTCGAGCGGAGCCTGTCCCAGATATTCATCGCCATAAAGCCCTTTTC is part of the Rhodothermales bacterium genome and harbors:
- a CDS encoding response regulator transcription factor, which encodes MSKRILLIEDEPGLVMTLTDRLASEGYTIVSRNDGDSGLSTALNEAFDLVLLDVMLPKKSGFDVCQELRKRDVRTPIMMLTARGQVVDKVVGLKIGADDYLTKPFEMPELIARIEALIRRAGAANPLIATEVHQFGDVEIDFRRAEVRRAGTIVDLSAKEFQLLRYFMEHRGATLSRDELLNEVWGYNSLPSTRTIDVHVAWLRQKLEPNPRHPQYILTVHGLGYKFAE
- the yiaK gene encoding 3-dehydro-L-gulonate 2-dehydrogenase; amino-acid sequence: MRLPFDEVLATLQRLFQGEGYPTEAAALSARLIAETSLDGVYSHGLNRVPRVLAMIANGSIIVDAEPVRIKGAGAFEQWDGQMGPGNVNAHRCMARALTLAETHGIGAVALRHTNHWMRGGSYGWQAADAGCIGICWTNTNQNLPPWGSAAPRIGNNPIVMALPMPEGAVVIDMAMSQYSYGALDSYRKKAERLPVPGGFDAAGALTDDPGAIEASGRPLPIGYWKGSALSIALDLIAAGLSEGDATCTIASDPLLERSLSQIFIAIKPFSPAFVATVAEQTIQHLHASPAVPGASVRYPGERTLETRRENRTLGIPVDPAVWRAILDASGG